CGTTCGTGTCATAGACCGGTCATTTGCTTTCTTTGAAGACTGGACGTTGTTTCTGACCGTCACGCTCGCCCTGGTGACGGCGATGGCCAATGTCATCCTGCGCAAGACGACCAGCACCTTCAGCATCTACTGGTCGGATGAGGTCGTCCGCAAGGCGATTTTCTTTTCGACCTATATCGGCTGCGTCGCCGCTATCCGCAGCCGCTCACTGATCCGCATTGATGCCCTGCCGCAAATATTCCCGATCCTGAAAAAACCGCTGACCCTGATCAGCCATATTGCGGTTCTCATTTTCTCCGGAGCGATGATCTGGCTTGGTGGCATGATGACAACCCAGGCCTATCACGATCAATACCTGAAGACGGTCTCCCTGCAGATCCCGGAATGGATCTTTTATGCCGTACTGCCGCTGATGGGCGTGATGATGTTTATCCGCACCCTGATCGTGATGGTCGAGGACTGGCGCGGCAAATCCCTGACCGAAGCGGACGAGGAGCCCCCGGCCTGATGGATGTCCAGTATCTGCTCATTCTCGCGGTCATGCTCGGCGCCCTGGCGGCCACCGTCCCGGTCTTCATGGCACTCTTCTTTACCGGCACCATCGGCCTGGTCTGGCTGATCGGCATCGACGCCCAGATCGTCATTGAAGTTCTTTACCGCAGCATGGACAAGTTCGCCCTGATCGTCGTCCTCTTTTTCGTTTTGTGCGGCAACATCATGACTACCGGCACGATCGTCCAGAAGCTGATCAAGACCGCCAATGCCCTGGTCGGCTGGCTGCCGGGCGGCCTGGCAATGGCCGGTATCCTCGCCTGCGGATTTTTCGGCGCGATTTCCGGTTCGACCGTTGCCACCGTTGTCGCGATCGGCGGCTTCATGATCCCGGCCCTGATTGAAAACGAGTACGACGAACCGTTCTCGGTCGGCATCATGACAACAGCACCGATCCTCGGGGTCATAATCCCGCCGTCGATTGCGATGATTCTTTACTCGATGATCAGCAACGACCCGCTCGAGGCGCTTTTTCTGACCGGCTTCATTCCCGGGATCATGATCATGGCCGGCATGTCGCTCTATGCCTATATCTACTGCAAGAAGAAAAAGTTCAAGACGGCCGAGCGCCCCACCTTTAGCGAATTGCTTAAGATCATCAGGGAGAGCGGCTGGGCCCTGTTTCTGCCGGTCCTGATTTTCGGCGGCATCTACTCCGGCTTTTTCACCGCCAATGAAGCCGCGGTCGTCGCCTGCTTTTACGCCTTCTTCGTCGAGATTGTCATCCACAGGGACATGCAGATTCGCGATATCAAGAAGGTCGTTGTCTCATCGGCCGTCACCTCGGCGACCCTGCTGGTGATTGTCGCCGGCGCCTCGGTTTTCGGCGAATATCTCACCTTTGAGCAGATCCCGAACAAGATCGCCAGCGCCGTCGTCGACAGCATCCATTCGCCGTGGGTCTTCCTGCTGGCGGTCAATATCCTGCTTCTGGTGGTCGGCATGTTCATGGACATCATCTCGGCGACGCTGATCCTGACGCCGATTTTCCTGCCGCTGCTCTCGAGTTTCGGCATCGACACCATGCACTTCGGCCTGCTGATGACGATCAACCTCGGCATCGGCTACTGCACGCCGCCGCTCGGGGTCTCGCTCTATATCTCCGGCGCCGTCGTCGACCGCAACCTGGTCTACGTTTCAAAAGCGGTCATGCCGTTTCTCATTATTCAAATTGTGATACTCTTGATACTGACCTACTGGCCCGACCTCGTGCTCCTGCTGCCGCGGCTGGTTTACGGTTAATATCTCACTGCACCACCGGGAGGTCTCGCCATGCTTCCGAAAATTCTGATACCGGTTAACGACTCGCAAGCATCGGATCGCACGATCGCGGCGATTATCGCCAACAAGGAGCGCTTTCCGGTGACCCTGACCCTGCTCCATGTTGTTGACGTTGACAAGCTCGCCTACCGGATGATCCCCGATTTCCAGGTCGACATGGTGCAGGAAAAAGCGATGTCGATCGGCGAGATCACCCTCAACAAGATCAAGGAACGGTTCAATACGGCCGGCATCAGTACCATTTCCCGCCTCGAAGCCGGGGCCCCGCGCGAGGTCATTACCCGGATCGCCAATGACGAGGGCTTCGGACTGTTGGTGATCGGCCGTCGTGGCATGGGTGAGATCCGCGATGTTCTGTTCGGTTCGGTTTCGAACCATGTCCTCCACCACGTCACCTGCCCGGTCCTTCTGGTATGAGAATAAAATGACTGACAAAACCTTCATCGAATCCGACAGAGAGCAACTTGCGCAGCGGGAGATCAACCCGCAGGAAGCACAACGGCAACTCGACCTGTTGCGCCGGGGCAAGGCCTTTTTGAGCATAGACCGGCCCTGCACCGTCAACGATGGCATCACCCGATTGACCGAAACGGCGCCGATCGAATTCTGCCGGGCTTTTGCCGAGGACCGACAACGTTTCACCCGCTTCGTGCCTGCTTCGGGCGCCGCCAGCCGGATGTTCCAGGGTCTCTTTCCCGGTGAATTCGATCCGGACAAAGTCGCACAACTGCGGAATAACATCGAACAGTTCCCCTTTTATTCCGATCTTGCCGCACTCACCGGTGACAAACCTGATGCGACCGACGACGAAACCCTGTTCCGCCTGATGCTTTCGGATGACGGCCTCGGCCTTGCCAGCAAACCGAAAGGGCTGCTGCCGCTGCACCGCGGAGAAGATTACAACCGGACCGCTTTTGCCGAACATCTGCACGAAAGCAGTCGCCTCGGTATCACCCGGTTCCATTTCACGGTCAGCCCCGACCATCTCGAACTGTTCGAAAAGGAACTGGAGAAGGTCAAATCAAACCTCGAAGCAGGGGACGACATCGAGGTCAGCTTTTCCCTGCAGTCACCCGGGACCGATACCATAGCCCTCGACCAGAGTACCGACGGACCATTCCGCAATACAGATAACGATCTGCTCTTCCGCCCTGCCGGACATGGCGCGCTTCTGCAGAATCTCGAGAACTGTCGGGGCGACCTGGTGCTGATCCGCAACATCGACAATGTCGTGCCGAAGCGACTGCAGGAGCCCTACCAGTTCTGGACCGAGATTCTCGGCGGCATGCTGCTCAAAACCCAGCAACAGGTTTTCACCTGGTTGAGAAAACTCGAGAGCAATCCCGACAACCAGACCCTGGTACTGGCCGGACAATTTCTGCAAGAGAGATTTGGCCGGTCGGTCGACAGCACCTTGCCACCAGAAGAGCTGAGCGGTCAACTTATCGGCTTGCTCGACCGCCCGATCCGCGTCTGCGGCATGGTCCCGGTCAGCGGTCAACCGGGCGGCGGCCCGTTCTGGGTCAGAGGTGACCACGAACAGCAGACACCGCAGATCGTCGAAGGGGTGCAGATCGATCCGGATGACCTGGAACAACAGAAAATCCTCGGCGAGTCGACCCACTTCAATCCGGTCAACATCGCCTGTTCACTGCGTGACCGCCAGGGCCGCCCGTACAAGCTCGATCAATTCGTCGATCCGCAGGCGGCTATCATTACAGCCAAGAACCACTCCGGCCGCGATCTCCTTGCGCTCGAACGCCCCGGCCTCTGGAATGGTGCCATGGCAGACTGGAACACGCTCTTTGTCGAAATGCCGGAGACGACCTTTAATCCGGTCAAAACGGTTTTCGATCTTCTGCAGTCGACCCACCAGCCGGACCACAAATAGCGCTTGCGTTCTTGCGGCAACCGATATATATTGAAAATTGAATGCAAGAGAGAGGAGTAAACTATGGATATCCTTTTTATCCTCGGAATTGTCGTCGTCTGGTTTATACTCAACAAGTGGGTGCTGCCCCGGATGGGTATTCAGACCTGACTGTCCGGAGCATGCGAACTCCCGGTGCGGGAGTCAGAAAATAAAAGTAAAGAAAAGGCCGGCGAATAATCGCTGGCCTTTGTACTAAACAACTTGACACTAAAAATATGGCCCA
The nucleotide sequence above comes from Desulfuromonas sp.. Encoded proteins:
- a CDS encoding C4-dicarboxylate ABC transporter permease; this translates as MDVQYLLILAVMLGALAATVPVFMALFFTGTIGLVWLIGIDAQIVIEVLYRSMDKFALIVVLFFVLCGNIMTTGTIVQKLIKTANALVGWLPGGLAMAGILACGFFGAISGSTVATVVAIGGFMIPALIENEYDEPFSVGIMTTAPILGVIIPPSIAMILYSMISNDPLEALFLTGFIPGIMIMAGMSLYAYIYCKKKKFKTAERPTFSELLKIIRESGWALFLPVLIFGGIYSGFFTANEAAVVACFYAFFVEIVIHRDMQIRDIKKVVVSSAVTSATLLVIVAGASVFGEYLTFEQIPNKIASAVVDSIHSPWVFLLAVNILLLVVGMFMDIISATLILTPIFLPLLSSFGIDTMHFGLLMTINLGIGYCTPPLGVSLYISGAVVDRNLVYVSKAVMPFLIIQIVILLILTYWPDLVLLLPRLVYG
- a CDS encoding TRAP transporter small permease; protein product: MLKKFVRVIDRSFAFFEDWTLFLTVTLALVTAMANVILRKTTSTFSIYWSDEVVRKAIFFSTYIGCVAAIRSRSLIRIDALPQIFPILKKPLTLISHIAVLIFSGAMIWLGGMMTTQAYHDQYLKTVSLQIPEWIFYAVLPLMGVMMFIRTLIVMVEDWRGKSLTEADEEPPA
- a CDS encoding universal stress protein — its product is MLPKILIPVNDSQASDRTIAAIIANKERFPVTLTLLHVVDVDKLAYRMIPDFQVDMVQEKAMSIGEITLNKIKERFNTAGISTISRLEAGAPREVITRIANDEGFGLLVIGRRGMGEIRDVLFGSVSNHVLHHVTCPVLLV
- a CDS encoding DUF4301 domain-containing protein; this encodes MFCSVRFRTMSSTTSPARSFWYENKMTDKTFIESDREQLAQREINPQEAQRQLDLLRRGKAFLSIDRPCTVNDGITRLTETAPIEFCRAFAEDRQRFTRFVPASGAASRMFQGLFPGEFDPDKVAQLRNNIEQFPFYSDLAALTGDKPDATDDETLFRLMLSDDGLGLASKPKGLLPLHRGEDYNRTAFAEHLHESSRLGITRFHFTVSPDHLELFEKELEKVKSNLEAGDDIEVSFSLQSPGTDTIALDQSTDGPFRNTDNDLLFRPAGHGALLQNLENCRGDLVLIRNIDNVVPKRLQEPYQFWTEILGGMLLKTQQQVFTWLRKLESNPDNQTLVLAGQFLQERFGRSVDSTLPPEELSGQLIGLLDRPIRVCGMVPVSGQPGGGPFWVRGDHEQQTPQIVEGVQIDPDDLEQQKILGESTHFNPVNIACSLRDRQGRPYKLDQFVDPQAAIITAKNHSGRDLLALERPGLWNGAMADWNTLFVEMPETTFNPVKTVFDLLQSTHQPDHK